The window ctctgagcctcagctttcacCTCTGTGAAGTGGGGGCAGTGACCATACCTTCTAAGAGCAGGCTGAAAACCTGAGGTGGAGCGTCTGACCAGGACTGGGCAGGGGTATTGCTCCACAACGTTCTCAGTGTGACAAGGGATATCAGACCAGGCGCTCCACGGGTGCGAAGGATGCCAAGGAGGACAGAGGTTGGCACCAAGTCACACTGGGgcttgcgggggcggggggggatgCTTCCTGGAAGAGAGGGCTGAGGGCCAAGGTGAGGGGGTGGGTGGTCATCAGCAGGACAAAGTCAGAGGGtttccaggaggaggaggagggagtacAAGCTAGAATGAGGCCTGGACTCAGCCCAGGGGTGGAGCAACGATGCTCAGCTGTGGCTGGGGCTGCACCAGGGACCCCAGCCTGCCTTGCTGGCCCCAGAGAAacaatggggtggggtggggtttctGTGTGTCCAGCCCAGAGATGGGGCGGGGGAGCCTCCTGAGCTCTGACCTCTGCAGCCACAGGCGGGGCTGTTTCCGAAAGACATTTTACATGGAGCACACAGCACTGCTGCTGGGGAAGGTGAATAGCCCAAGGGTGGGTGCAGACCCTGCCCAGGAAGTCACAGAAGCAGCAGCTTGGCCTTCCAGggtccctttcctccacacacaTGCAGGGGACAGAGCCAGTGCTGACAGGGTCTGCCTGGCCTCATCTCTAACGGAGCAAGACCCAGCTTGGCCAAGGGGAGCCTGGTCATGCAGGGGCCCCGGTGCAAGCAAGCTGCTCTCCCTGTCCTCCCTGCTCCTTCAGGCAGTTTACTCGACAGTGATGGCACCCTGGGTGGAGAGCCTAGCCCTGGGGCAGGTCCTGGGGCCCCTGGGGCCCTGCTCACCCCCATCCTAGGTTCTTCTCCACCTGCGGTGCCCTCTTCTCTCTGGCTCCTTTCTGTCACTCAAGCCTCAGCTCAGGGAGGGCTCCTATGTCCTTCCTGGCTCTGCATATAAGCCCCCAAGGTGGGTTCCTGGGACCTAGCATACAAGCCCCTCCAGGTGGGCAAGACAAAGCCAGGTCCCTCCAAGGACGGAAGTCGGGTGGGGAGGCGGGGAAGGGTAGGGCCCACCGCTGGCCTCTGGGCTCCGGCTCTAGCTGACTGCACGTTTAGTTTTATGCTAGATTTATCATTTCAGGGTGGCGTGGGGTGATCTACCCAAAAGGCGTGACCTCGGTTTTGTCTAAAGGAGTCACAGCAGGGAAGGGTCCCAGGCTGGGCACCATGGAGATCTTCTCTGCAGCAGGGAATCTGAGCCTTGTGGAGGTGCCCAGAGCACCTGCCAGGAAACACAGGTGGGGCTCAAGTCCCAGGTCTGTGTGGGTACCAGGTTAGTCTGCCGGGCGGCACCTGGAGCTGAGGGAGCACCAAGAGCCACTGGGGGGAGGAGGGCCCATGTTGTGGGGATGGGCGCAGCTAGCACTGACCACCAGGACTTAGCTGGGCTCCTGGGGTGGGGGACACGGGGCATTCAGGTGGCAACCAGCAGCATCAGCTGTTCCACAGAAGAGCCCTGTGAGTCACGGCCCCCCAGTGCTATGGAGGAGGGGCACAGAGCCAGGCCCTCGGCAACATGACGACACCAGTGGAGAATGTCAACACTGGGCCAGGCCAGATGCCGTGTGCGGCAGTCACCCTCCAGTGGGGAGGCCCCAGCTGCCTGCcaggggagaagggggagagaagGGCCTACCTCGCCCGGCGCCCCCCATCCCTCGGCccttctgctgcttctgctgctgcaggCCACCGCGGCCACGGCCCTTGGCCACCACCTCCTCCTTGACCATGTCGATGATCTCGTCGGGGATGCGCAGGTACTTAATGGTGCTGCCGCGAATGTAGCACTCAGGCATCCGCCAGAATTTGTCCCCGTCCTGCAAGAGGGGGTACGTGTCAGAGCCGTGGGGAGGGACGTGTAGTCAGCCGGGGCAGCATCGATCAGCTCAGGCTTCCTGCACCTGGCGTCGCCCCCGCAGGGTATGAGGTTCTTCCTTCTGCACAGGACATGGGAGGGGCTGCCCTCCAGCAGGCTCTCTCCAGACCCTTGGCAGCCCTTCATGCACGAGGGCGGGCGGGCAGGGCAGGGCCTCGTGAGCAGCCTGTGTCCTCAGCCTGTCCTCTGGTGGGGGATGCCGTCCAAAGCCTGGAGAGGGGCGAGGCTGCCTCACGGGCCAGGTGCTGCCACAGCCCAGCTCCTCCCCTTTCTGCTCCCAGTCTTCCCAAACTCTCCTGGAGTCCGCTCCATGCACCGtgactcattcattcacacaagtgTCTCGTGGCAGGGTCTGAGCTGGGCATGGGACACAGGTGAGCAGGACACAGACCCTGTGTGGTGGGTGAAGAGGgccaggagggggtggggaggcaggtttGCGGCCAGCTGGGGCAGCACCCCAGTGATGCCAGTTTACAGGGGAGCTAATGGAAGCTAGAGAGACAAGGGGGCTTGTACAGCTGTAGACTCTTGAGCAACGCTGACCTTGAAGTTTTCAGGATGCTGTCTCCCCCTGACCCTCAAACACCCTGTGACCAGCACAAGGCCTCGCCCCACCCTCCTGCTGCCCTTGGGCAGGAGCCCGGGACCTCGTCCATCACATTGCTTATcctgccccacccctgctgcCCCAAGccaacccctcccccacacccctaGAAATCAGACCAAGACATCTCCCTGCTTAGATCCCAATCAGGGCCCCGTTGGCTGAGGACGAGGTCCAACTCTCTCAGTGTGGCTCCAGAGGGCCTGAGATCCCGCCCCACTCTGGCTGCCCTCTCTCAGCATTCGATGTGCCTTCCAGATGGAACATTCTGGAACACACACAATGGGCTTCTGGCCTCCTGCATTTTGCATACACTGTTCCCGCCTTTTCGTGTCTGGCTAACTGCAGCCCTCAACAGGCCTCGCTTGCAGCCTCCTTGAAGCCCTCAGTCCTCCTGCATGACATCAGCGGTGCCTGGGCCACTCAGCCCAGCCCAGTGCAGGCGCTCGGTGGGGACAAGCGGAATGTCTGAGGGCCAGCTCTTCCCAGGAACATACATAAGAGCCCCCGACCCATACAGGAGCCCCAAGAGGCCTCAGAGCATTCCTTTCCCAGAGAGGGTAGGCGAGCAGCcaagtccatggggatgcagagtACAGCCAGGCAAAATGATGATTCTGTGGAAGCTCAGGGCTGGGACCGGGGTGGCCATTCAGCGTGAGGCTTTTCCCCAGCCAAGGGCAGGCCCAGCCCAGCGCACTCCCTGGGGGAACCAGGCTTATGTGCTTTCCACGGGGGCAGCTCGTGCCTCCAGACGCTTGTTCTCCTGCACACTCTCAGCCCCTGGGGTCTCTGCATCGGCTGCtcgaggggagaaggggctgctGTCACCTGTTTACAGGTGAGGAGGCCTGATGGCTGCATAGATTGGTTCCTCACACCCAGTTTCTCCTCCCAACCGCTGGGTCCCAAGGGGAACCTTCCAGGGGGAGCCATGTGTCCAGGCTTGGCCATGGAGGTGGGACTGACCTTGCCCCAAGACCCAGTGATTGGCTCAACATTCTCAAAGTGGACAGAAACCTACTGGCCATGTGCAGAAGGACATGTGCCCAGCTGTGCACCATGGCACCATGTGCCACAGCCACAATGGAAATCCCCAGCCACCTGCTGCCTGGAGTTTGGTCCCAAGAAATAAGTTACAGAGCTGAGCAGCtgagggggagggggggtggtccCCCCGCCCCCGTCTGCCTTCAAGGACGAGAGAGGCTGCCTCGTGCTCTGCTGAATGCTGGCGGGGCAAGCCCTGGGGGTACCCTGTCCTTGGCTCAAGACAGCCTGGGCCTCCCAGCAGCTTCTTCCCCATAACATGGGGGGCTGCCTTGGGCAGGTGATGGAGACAGGAATCAAGGGGAAAGGAAAGTACTAACTAGCGGAACCCAgtgcagggagggggagggagtcTGCCCTGGAGGCCACCCCCTTCCTGTAGAGAACGGGTTTACAGCCAGGGGCATCCCTAGGCCCAAGTCCTTCCTGGTCAGGAGTGGCGTTGGGATTGGGGGGTGGAGGAGCAGCTCAGTAACTGCTGGGCAGCATCCACAGGTGCAAAGTCCAGGGCACCAGAGACTTGGAGCCTTGTCCCTCTGCCGAGCTCCACACCCAGCCCAGGGCCCCGCCCCTCCACAGAGCCCCGCCCCTGGCAGGATAGACTGCAGTAGAGGCTGAGGTGTGGGCCGTCCGGTCCAGGCAGAGGGCTTGTACCGGACTTGGAAGTGAGAAGGCCGAGGCTCTGGAAGGTCACCCCAGGTCCCAGTGCATGACCCTGGCCACACAGCCTCCACTCAAGATGCCCACCAGACCAGCACCACCTGAAGGTCCCCAGAAAGGGGCACAGGCTGAGGGCACAGGGCGCTCACCCTGGACGTGCAGATCACCTCGCGCAGGTTGATGTTCATCCAGTTGTCGCAGCTCACCAGGTGCCCGTTGTATGTCTCCCCGTTTTTGAGCTCCACCAACTGGAGAGAAACAGGCCCCACATCAGGCACAGGCCCCAAGGAAGGTGCAAACCTACCCCGAGGAGCAGGTCGCCACCATCGGGCCTTGCTCAGACACGGCCTTGGCTCCTCTTGGGACCCAGTGGGCACAGCGTCCGGTACCCAGGCTCCCAGGGGCCCATCTTGCAGGAGATGTGCTCTGCTTTCTCAGTACACTTTGCTGGGCACTGTACACTTTCTATGATGAAATCGTTTTCCTGTGTGTGGAAGAAATGAACACCACCCACACATCTTTAAAAGAATGAGTAGTAACAGGGTGGCCAGGTGCCCAGTGATGCCACGTGTGTGATCTATGGTGGTCTGGAGATAGTCTTTCATTGCAGGAATTACTTGCCTGTCTTGATGTGTTTGGGGAAAAGCACCTCATTCAGAAGACATGCTTTTGCTAGAAAAGCCTGTCTTAAAAAAATACCAactcagagaacaaacttatggttaccagaggggatgGGGGCaaggagggatagttagggagtatggaactgacatgtacacacaattatatttaacatggataacCAGGAACctgcagtatagcacagggagctcagctgggtgctgtGTGATGGGTGTTCCCCCTTCCAggatgggaagggggtggggtgggacgaggtccaagagggagggggtatatgtacacatatagctcattcacttcattgtacagcagagactaacagagcactgtaaaccaattatactccaaagacaaacaaataaaaaactgagCAAGGATCTACTCTATAGTACAGGGGATTCTTTGCTCAATATTatggaacaacctaaatgggaaaataattttaaaaataacagatacCTGTGTATacataactgaaccactttgctgtacacctgaaactaacaaaatgtggatcaaccatatttcaatataaaataaaaatttaaaaaaataatcaactcTTGGGGCTGGAGAGGCACTGGGCTGCCCAGACACCACCTCTGCACCGTTCTGCGGGCCGGGCCTGAGCGCTGGCATGATGCCGGGTGCTGGCATGATGAGCAACAGCGGCAGCCCAGCCCATGCCTGTGACTTCCTGCTCAAGTTCCTGCTGGTGGGTGACCAGTGACGTGCGTGAGGGTGAGACCCTGGTAGGCCTGTGGGACAGCTCAGCTGAGTCCCTGGATGGCCACCGGCAGTCATCACGCGCTCTCCCCTGCCTTCCATGGTGCTGTAGACATTTTTCAGCTACTCTGCCTGttgcccttggcaaccactttAAGGTTTAAACACGATTTAGAAAGTCATCACTTTCaagtttgaaaaaattaaaaaaaagaatcaactcAGCTATctgcccaagagaaatgaaggcaTGTATCCACGGAAAAATGAGTACACAAATGTTTCCGGCAGCTCAAATTTTCAGTagccaaaaagcagaaacaacccaaacgTCCGTCATCAGGGAACAAAGGGATGTGTGttagcagctcagtcgtgtccaactctgtgatcccatcaactgtagcctgccaggctcctctgtccacggaagtctccaggcaagaatactggagtgggttgccattcacttctccagaggatcttcccaacccagggatcaaactctggtctccttcactgcaggcagattctgtaccatctgaactatcagggaagccaccgGGACAAATGGATGAAGTGCGATATATCTACACAATGGAGTAGCACCTGGCCATAGGGATGGAGCTCCGACACACGCTATAATGTGACAAACCCCGAGAACAGCATGCTGAGTGAGAGGAGCCAGACATGATCTACACAATGGAGTTGCACCTGGCCATAGGGATGGAGCTCCGACACACGCTATAATGTGACAAACCCCGAGAACAGCATGCTGAGTGAGAGGAGCCAGACATGATCTACACAATGGAGTTGCACCTGGCCATAGGGATGGAGCTCCGACACACGCTATAATGTGACAATCCCCGAGAACAGCATGCTGAGTGAGAGGAGCCAGACATGATCTACACAATGGAGTTGCACCTGGCCATAGGGATGGAGCTCTGACACACGCTATAATGTGACAAACCCCAAGAACAGCATGCTGAGTGAGAGGAGCCAGACATGATCTACACAATGGAGTAGCACCTGGCCATAGGGATGGAGCTCCGACACACCTTATAATGTGGACAAACCCCAAGAACAGCATGCTGAGTGAGAGGAGCCAGACATGATCTACACAATGGAGTAGCACCTGGCCATAGGGATGGAGCTCCGACACACGCTATAATGTGGACAAACCCCGAGAACAGCATGCTGAGTGAGAGGAGCCAGACATGAAAGGCCACGTGTTGTGTGAGCCCATTTAtgggaaatgtccagaacaggcaaatccacagagacagaaagcagaggagtggttgccaggtgctgggggagggggctgtggggaTGGCTGCTAGTGGGGCCTGGGCCACCTTTTGGGGTGACAGGATTACTCCGCAATGACACAGAGGTGGGGGTTGCCCAACCCTGTGAGCGTGCTGAGCGTCCCTAAACTGTCCCCCCTGAAAAGGCTGAACCGTATGGTTGTATGAATaatatctgaattaaaaaaaggaaagacaacaGAATATATTGACAGATATCACACTCTATCACAAAGGAACAAAAGCAGATTAGGGAATGTGTATTGCATGAACCcacccacattttaaaaattcagtcatgCTTATACACACATGTTAAAAGTCAAAACGTGTAAAAACCAAAGAATAAATTGTTGGAAAGATTAATGAAGAGGGGCTTCCCCTTCCTCTGAATCTCCAGTATTTGACACTTTTAATAAGTATGTATGACTTGGAACAGGAGCAGAAATGACACAGGCCCTGACGTgcgggagggaggagaggacaaGCTGCTGCTTCGTGGACAGGCAGGAGGCGGGCTTGTCTGGAGGCACCTCGCCCTCTGCCCAGTGTCCCTGTTCCTGTGCTGAGGCTGGGACCTGCTGAAAGGCACCACTCCAGAGTGGCACATACTCACCATTGGGTGATTCTGAGCCGTTTTCAGCAGCGACAAGGGAAGCTGAAAGGCAAACAAAAGCGCATGACCTGTCTGGCTCATCAGCACCATGGCCCCGGCCTCTAGGCAGGGCTGGCATATCCCTCAACAGAAACACAGCCTCTGAACTCTGCCCAACCCCAGGCCACATACCCACCTCCCAGGTTAGCACTCAGGTCTAGAAAATCTCATTTCAGCAATTCTGCAGCTGGGGAGATCTCAGCCAGGAGGAGGACGTTAGATCTTTGTCCTCCCAGCCTTTTGACCCTCCCCCGAAGTCCTTCAATAAAACGGTTTGATCTTTCCCCTGACAATCTCAGCAGCAGCTGCCCTCCGGTGTTGGGGCTGATCATTCTGGGTATTTCTCTTTAGCTCATGCCTGACAGGACCAGGCATAGCCCTCTAGGTTTATCAACAGCATCATGGCACATGGGTCCTGCTGCTGCTTGTGTTtcgctctgctgctgcttcagagATACATCCAGGTTAACACATGCAGCTCTAGCTAAGCCTTTCATTTTCAGTATGGTAGATGGTTATCGTCACACACACTTTTCAGGTGAGGATGATGAGCTTAGAGACTGAGGAACTTGCCCAGCGCCAGAGACCTAGAGATGGAGTGTGGCTCGACCCTATCTGTCAGAAGCCAGCTCATCCTGGGCCTACACCTTGGGGGGCAGCCCTGACTGTCCCCTGGCAGAGTGATCCATCAGGCTCAACTGGCCTCATGATCTaaggaggtgacatctgagctggGCATTTGAGCGGAATTTACCAGGTGAGAGGaagaaacatttcagaaaaagtCTGTGGTTACTGGAAGGGACAGCAGATAAACAATGGGATTTAAAAACTCACCCAGATAAGGTAAACTTTCAAGATAGTTCTGTTTCCTTTATTACtgaatttttcataaaaaaaaaaaaacaaccatataGTGTTAACTGGGGTGGGGGCGCGGTGGGCGGCGgaaattagttttcatttttggaaCACAAATCTTGAGCCTTACCCTGGGGCCTGTCTCTGGGCCTCCAGAAGGGTGACTCAAGGGGCAGTGCTTGGGTTCAGGGTCCAGTGGCAGCCTATCCAGCATAGGTAGGTGAAAGTTCTAGAGCAAGGGCCCCACCAGACAGGAAATTACCTCAGGGAAAACCTTATCATGCCCCAGTAACTGGGGAGCTCTAAGTTGGCCTGACCCCTAGGAGCTCTTTGCTGGGGAGTCCCAGCCTACCCTCAGGCTCTATCGAATAGGGGGTAGCTGTTTCTCCAGGTGGTGGGGGCTGTGAGCCTCTCTGTCAGGAGGCCACAAATGGCCCTCAATCTCCAGAGGAAGGCTCCCTGTGGAAGGGCTTGGAGGGAGGGGAATTCCACATCCCACGGGCCTTCCCTACAAGCCACCCGGGGGGAGGTCCAGTGGCAGCAGGAAGCTAGGCCCAGGCCCACTTCCTGCACAGGCTTCCTGGAAGGGCAAGATAAGGAGGAAGAAGGGGCTACGTGGAAAGGAGGTGGTTGTTCCCAGAAGGACACGTGGGTGGCCAACCTGCCCTCTACTCTGGAATAAATCTGTGCAAGGCTGCCCGAGTGCGGTGAGCCGGAGGCTCAGACACGCATGCAGCAGCCACACACCCAGGTGGTATTTACAGCGGCGAAGCCTCGCACTCTTCCTGGGCAAGCCTGTTCTCTTGTGTCCACAATGGGAATCTGGACGGGGGCACACCTAGGTCCTCCTCCCAGATCACCAGGTTAGCCCTGGAAGGCGAGAATGAAGATGGACTCTGAGAGGTGGAGGGAGGGTCGGAGCAGTCCAACCAAGGAGCCTCTACATGAGACACCAGCGGCTAGAGCAGGAGGAACCTACCCAGGGCCACAGAGCAAGGTCCTGGTAAAGCTGAGGAGAGTAGGCTGATGCCTGTCAGCAGGGAACCCACAGATGTCCTTTTATGGCACACAGAGCCTCTAGGCTGGTCCCTCTCAGGCTGCCACCCTGTCCCAGCTACCAGCAGCACAGACCTGCAGGACCCACAGCCTCCACAGCTGTTGCTGGCAGTATGCCCTCAGATGGCTGCGACACAGATGGGACCAGCACCTGCTCACAACCCTCCCTGTGTACCCCTCCCTAGGCAGCCCACAGAGCCAGACCCGATCCAGCTCCAGCAAACTGGCCCCCTCTGCACCTCACACACCACGCCTGGTGCTGCTGGTAGCCCTTGTTCTGAGGCTCCCTCTGCCTGGGGTGCCCTGCCCCCAGCTGGTGACTGTCCCCTCAGCCAGGTCCTCATTATAACCCTGTCGAGGGAAGAAAGGAGGTTTCCACCTGGGTCACCCTCTGCTGCTTCTATTACAGGACACAGCCAGTCTCTAATtaacttgtttatttattatgtCTCCCTGGCTAGACTGGAAACGCCAAACCTCCTGCTAGACTGGAAAATTTGGAGGGTGTGGACTTTGTCCAGCACTGAACACCCGGTCAGGCACACGAGAAggtctcagtaaatatttgctgaacaaatACAGCACACACCACCCCCCTGGAGGCACGTGGGATGGGGGGATTCCTGCTCCACCCCGCAAAGAAAGGAGAGGCTTGGGTAGGGAGAGGTGGAGCTGGGACAGCCCAGGGCCTGGAGCCACGGTCACATCTCACCATCTTCTACAACCCCAAACTGTGCTGAAGACAGGggtgagaggaaggggaggattCTGATGAACCTGAAAGCCAAGGGGAAGGGACAGCAGCACAGGTGGGGGATGGAAGATGCTTGAAGGTGCCAGCGAGATAGGAGAGGGCTGAACACTCAGTCCTGGGGGAGATAGGGTCCTCTGAAGTCAGGGGAAAAAGGTTGAGGAAAGAAAGGCCTTTCTTTGGCCTTTCTCAGAATGCCTGGGGCCTGGTCCTCAGGCCTAGATCTAACAGTATCCTGAGGCTCCCAATTCAGGAAGTTGTTGCAGACCACCCACTCCTTCAGCCAGACCTCTGCTTCCGGCCCTGCGGGGACCACAGGGAAAAAGCCTTGTTGATGGCCTCAACACTCCCCAGAAGGCAGGAAAAGGCTGAACGAGTCTGTCCTTCACGCAGGCACTACTCTAGGCTCTGGGACTCCCATGAGAAAAAAATCGAAAATCCTGTCTCCATAGAGCTTAACACACGGATTTTTCCAGTTTTGCTCATTCCCTGAGACCAACTCTACCCTTGAGCAGAGAGGAACCGGTTCCCTTCTCTCTAGCCTTACACTGACCAGGAGAAATTTAATGAGCCCTCATGGGTTGGCTCAGAGAAATGTGCAGGGACCACCTCAGAGCAATCTGGGTGCTGACAGGCCAGGTACTCTCTCAGGAAGCCTTCAGCTCTCAATTCCATTGTGGGGCCACAGTTTCCCTGTCATACACTGGAGGGGGCGGGGGTACACGCACTCTCTGGTTTAGATCTATAACTTGTCCACAACTTGTGAATAGCATGCCTTTGGAGAGGTTTCCTGACAGGGTCtcagtttttccttctgtgaACTGGGAGGAGTTAGCCCATTCTGTCTCAATCTGGCTCAAAATGACCCCTCTCCCTCTGAACCgcatgctgtgtgaccctgggaaaaGCAAACCCATCTCTGGGTGTTTTTCAGCCTGAAAAGGAGAGGCACAGGAGATTGTGAGGCTAGCATCCTAAGGgccttgttgttcagtagctaagtcggtccgactcttgcgatcccatggactgtaccccgccagacGCACCTGCTCGGTATTTCTCTGGCAAgatactgccatttccttctccaggggatcttcctgacccggggatggaactCGCGTCTCCTACACtgataggcgggttctttaccacgaagccacgagggaagccctctaaGGACCTTACAAGCTCTGAAATTCCCCAAGTTGGCTTAATCTGAGAACGCACAACGGGTCTCTACTTCCTGGCGCTCTAGCTTTACATTCTACGAGGTCAGACTGGGTCTGATCACTCGGAGTCACTTCCCTAACTGAGAAGTCATTCTGTTTCATTCACTGGCGTTCTGGGAGGCCGTGGGGGTCCCCTTCCTCTCCGGCCTCATTTTTCCCATCCAAAAAATGAGAAGACTGCGGCTAGATTGCTATACTATGATTACACGTTCGTCCAATCCTCTGTTCCCCTGAGACCGACGTGCCAGGTGTCTTGAGAGAAACCCCTGCATTCTCCGGTCTGTTTCCCCTGCTCCGACCGGGTGGCAGGACTCGAGGCCCGGATGACACACTCGCTCTGCATCGCCCCTGCCCCAGCACCCGCCCCGAAGGCCTTTGGCGGCCGGATCCCCCGTCGCCTCACCATGGTGTCGGTAGGGACCGGCCTCCCCGGCCACttccgccaccgccgccgccgctcaCGTTCCCGCCGGTAGCCGCCGCTGCGCGCCACTAGGCTGAAATAGAGTGGCAGCGACGCGAGCCAGTCAGAGTGGGGCTCGTGGGAAGGCTAACCAATCCACTCAGAGTAAGGCGGGGCCTACTAAGCCCGAGGGGCGGGCCGGGCCGTGTTCTCACCAGTGAAATAAGTACCAGAGTCGTAAAGTGCCGCCGTGAGTGCTGCAAAAGGGGGCGGAACAAAATGTGCCCGAGCAGGAGGCCTTGT is drawn from Bos mutus isolate GX-2022 chromosome 7, NWIPB_WYAK_1.1, whole genome shotgun sequence and contains these coding sequences:
- the LSM4 gene encoding U6 snRNA-associated Sm-like protein LSm4 → MLPLSLLKTAQNHPMLVELKNGETYNGHLVSCDNWMNINLREVICTSRDGDKFWRMPECYIRGSTIKYLRIPDEIIDMVKEEVVAKGRGRGGLQQQKQQKGRGMGGAGRGVFGGRGRGGIPGTGRGQPEKKPGRQAGKQ